One Salvia splendens isolate huo1 chromosome 12, SspV2, whole genome shotgun sequence genomic window carries:
- the LOC121758981 gene encoding glutamyl-tRNA reductase 1, chloroplastic-like, giving the protein MAAAGGFAISISSSSCSVNSYTRLKIDHCSNLSSSSMVCFPPRSRGLFNDLRYKISEPETRSFRLCPRCELASGSEIPSKSSLSALELLKTSAADRYTKETSSVLVVGFNYHTAPIGIREKLSVPEAQWPQAIGELCALNHIEEAAVLSTCNRLEIYVVALSQHRGIKEVTEWMSKISSVPVSELCQHRVLLYNKDATRHLFEVSSGLDSLVLGEGQILSQVKQVVKTGQGVPGFERKISGLFKHAITVGKRVRTETSISTGSVSVSSAAVELAMMKLSESAHDSAKMLVVGAGKMGKLVIRHLAAKGCRRIVVVNRTEDKLNSIRDELKNVDIEYRPFSQLLPSAGEADVIFTCTASETLLFSKEQVQALSPMGPEAGGKRLFVDISVPRNVGSCVSDVESVQVYNVDDLEEVVAANKEDRLVKAMEAQAIIEEEVKQFEAWKDSLETVPTIKKLRAYAERIRAAELDKCLSKMRDDLPKSEKKAIYDLSVGIVNKLLHGPMQHLRCDGTDNRGLDEILENMQALNRIFSLDTEISVLEQKVRAKVKQQNKQAAS; this is encoded by the exons ATGGCGGCGGCGGGCGGCTTCGCGATTTCCATCTCATCTTCCAGCTGTAGCGTTAATTCGTATACCAGATTAAAAATTGATCATTGCAGCAATCTGTCGAGTTCTTCAATGGTTTGTTTTCCTCCACGCTCGCGAGGCCTTTTCAATGATTTGAGGTATAAGATTTCCGAGCCTGAAACGCGGTCGTTTAGATTATGTCCCCGATGCGAGCTTGCTTCCGGCTCGGAGATCCCCTCCAAATCGAGCCTCTCGGCTTTGGAGCTTCTGAAGACTTCCGCTGCTGATC GCTATACGAAAGAAACGAGCAGTGTTTTGGTTGTTGGTTTTAACTACCATACAGCACCCATTGGGATACGCGAGAAACTCTCTGTCCCGGAAGCGCAATGGCCTCAAGCGATTGGTGAACTGTGTGCTCTGAATCATATAGAAGAAGCTGCTGTTCTTAGCACGTGCAACAGGCTGGAGATATACGTGGTTGCTCTTTCCCAGCATCGTGGAATAAAAGAAGTGACTGAATGGATGTCTAAG ATAAGTTCAGTGCCAGTTTCGGAGCTGTGTCAGCACAGAGTTTTGCTATACAACAAAGATGCCACACGACATCTTTTTGAAGTATCTTCAGGGCTCGATTCCCTTGTTTTAGGTGAAGGTCAAATTCTTTCACAGGTGAAACAGGTTGTTAAAACAGGACAAGGGGTCCCTGGATTTGAACGTAAAATCAGTGGGCTATTCAAGCACGCAATTACTGTGGGAAAACGTGTTAGAACAGAAACCAGCATCTCTACTGGCTCTGTATCAGTAAGTTCGGCTGCTGTGGAGCTTGCTATGATGAAACTTTCAGAGTCTGCTCATGATTCCGCAAAAATGTTGGTTGTCGGAGCTGGAAAGATGGGGAAGCTTGTGATAAGGCACCTAGCTGCAAAGGGATGCAGAAGGATAGTAGTTGTTAACAGAACAGAGGACAAGCTAAATTCGATTAGAGATGAGCTCAAGAATGTTGATATTGAATATAGGCCTTTCTCGCAATTATTGCCATCTGCTGGTGAAGCAGATGTCATTTTCACGTGTACAGCTTCGGAAACACTTCTGTTTTCGAAAGAGCAAGTTCAGGCACTTTCCCCCATGGGTCCAGAAGCTGGAGGCAAGAGGTTATTTGTCGACATTTCTGTTCCCAGAAACGTAGGATCATGCGTATCAGATGTTGAGAGCGTTCAAGTTTACAACGTGGATGACTTGGAGGAAGTAGTGGCTGCAAACAAGGAAGACAGGTTGGTGAAAGCCATGGAAGCTCAGGCGATCATTGAGGAAGAAGTGAAACAATTCGAAGCATGGAAGGACTCTCTCGAGACTGTCCCAACCATCAAGAAGCTCAGGGCGTACGCAGAAAGAATCAGGGCCGCTGAGCTAGATAAGTGTCTGTCGAAGATGCGTGATGATCTACCAAAGAGTGAAAAGAAAGCTATATATGACCTGAGTGTCGGAATTGTGAACAAGCTCCTTCACGGTCCCATGCAGCACCTGCGATGTGATGGCACAGATAACCGCGGGCTGGATGAAATCCTGGAAAACATGCAGGCGCTTAACAGAATCTTCAGTCTGGACACGGAGATATCCGTCCTGGAGCAGAAAGTACGGGCGAAAGTGAAACAGCAGAACAAGCAAGCAGCTTCTTGA